CACGGAACCCTATCTGGACGAATACTTTTCGCTCAATCTAGAAGAGGCGATCGAGCAGGCAGGGTTTCAGCCGCCCACCGTGATTTGCAACACGCCTCGCCATCGGACAGTGATCGCGCAGGTGGGGTAGGGGGAGTGGATGGGTCGATGGGTCGATGAGTCGCAGGGGAGCGGGGGAGAACTATCTATCGGTGTTTTGCCTGACGCTCAACAATCTAGGCATTCCGCAACACGAATCTCTTCTATCCTCACTTACCTACCCATCCACTCATCCACTCATCCACTCATCCACCCCTCTACCCCTCTACACCTCCGCCAAAGCAGGCTGCTGCACCTGAACCGAATTCTCAGCCGGATCGACGCAGTAAACCTCAGCAGAATTATTGGGGCTTTCGATTAACTTGACTTTGTGGAGTTTTGCGCCAATTTGGGCGATCGGATTTTGCAGCAGGTCGCGGATGTGGACGGCAATATTTTCTGCCGTGGGCACAACTTCTGCAAAGTAGGGAATGTCTTTGTTCAGGAAGGTGTGATCGAAGGGTTCTACCACGTAGTCATCCACCGCTTTTTGCAGGGCAACCAGATCAGCCAGCATTCCGGTACGGGGGTCAATTTCGCCCTTGACGGTGACTTCCAGGTGGTAGTTATGTCCATGTCCGTTGACGCGGGCACACTTGCCGTAGATTTCTGAATTTTGTTCGAGCGTCAGATGAGGCAGTGCGAGACGGTGAGCGGCGCTGAAGTGGGTGCTGATGGTGAGATAAGCTTCCATGTTGTTTCCTTCGTAGTCTGCCCAGAGTTCGGGATGTTCAAAAAGCTGGATACGGACGATCGGCAAGTGGGGTGCAAGTCGCTGCCAGATCACCCGCGCCATATTTTCGGTTGTCGGTAGGGTCTGCTGAAATTCCGTCCAAACGTCGTTCAGATAGGAGAAATTAAGCTGACTGGTGACTTCCTGCTTAATCGTGTGTTTCACGTCGGACAGGTTTAGCACCATGCCGTATTCGTCCAGATCGCCCTCCATCGAGACATAGAGGACATAGTTGTGCCCATGTCCGGGAAACCGGGCGCATTCGCCAAATCGCTCTTGATTTTCTGCGTCGCTCAGTTCAGGCAGCCAGTATCGATGACTCGCCGAGAACTCTGCCCGCCGATTAATGATGCACTTCATGGGAAATTCCGTGTGGAGAAGTCTGTTAAGTTCCGTAAAGCTTCTTTTAATACGATAGCAGCTATGATGCCGCTAAGCGCTCAGCTAAGCCAGCGTCAGCAAAATTAACAGCAGCACTTCTGTCCATTCCACGACTGCCCCGTAGCTGTCTCCCGTATGTCCGCCCAGCTTTGACCCAAACCAGCCAGGCACAAGCAGCGAAAGCGCCACTCCAGCGATCGCCAAGACACCCGCCCCGATCGGAAAATATAGCCCGACCAGCAAACTCAGTCCTGCCAGGAGCAGCAGGCAAGGAATTGTCTCTTTTAGCGATCGAATGGCTTGCTTGTGAAACGAGCCTTTGCCCGTGGGTTTGAGGTAGGGATAGCGGGCGATCGCGATTTGCTGTGCCCAGCGTCCCCAGCCTGCAATAAGGGGTAAGACTATCCATCGGAGGAGTGGGTTTTGCAGATCGGTGAGGGCAGCGGTTTTGAGCAGAATAATCATGGCTGCGGTCATTGCGCCAAAGGCTCCGGTGCGGCTATCTGCCATAACGCTCAGCCGGCGTTCGGGGTCAGTGACAGCCAAGCCATCCGCAGTATCCATTGCTCCATCCAGATGCAGCCCGCCCGTAATGCTAATCCAGAGGGCAACCACGATCGCACTGCGGGTTAGCCCAGGCATCCCGATCGCCCACAGACCGGAATCGACGCTGCTGAGAAGCAGTCCAATCAGCAAACCAACGATCGGCGCATAGCGAGAAACAGTTTCAAACGGCAGGTTGGCAACCTGAGGGACAGGCAGGCAGGTGTAGAAAGCGATCGCAGCCGCAACTCGACGAAAAGTAGACATGGGAGCATTATCCCAGGCGGTGTAACCCTTGAATACTCGCATTGCAGCGGTGCAACCCGGCAGGAAGTTCCGTAAATTCCGCAAAGGGCGAGTTCTGAATCCTGAGATAAGATTGGATCACGGATGAAGGAACAGATCTTCTATGATCGACATAGAGGGTTGAGCAGGCAAGCTTGAAGTGCGGCGATGGACAGTGGAGCAATTCCCGCCCAGGCGCTGATACTACAGACTTACTGATTTCGAGTCCGGGAGTCCATTGGGAGATTCTACTGACCGATTGCTGCCTGGCTCAGGCTATTCCTGCCAAGCATCGCAATGCAGGTTTAGACATTGCCCATACTCTGCGCTCACGCTAAATCTGCAAGTAGTTTACCCAGAGTTCGACAAATAAATAACGAGTCTACTAACGGTTAACCTGGCTTTCCCAGTCATGCGATCGGGCACCGAGTTCACTCATCGTTTTTGGTCTACCCCTCTTTAATGTCTGCTAATTAACCTGTCTGCCCATCAACGGTCTACCGATCAATCCTGTTCTCTTAATCATTAAGGCTACGGACTATTTGTATGAGTCACGACCAACGCGGCAACACGAAACTCCCTGCTCCCTGCATTGTTGAGGCGGGCATTATTGTCAATAAGCAAGACATGCAGCGGCTTCTAGCCGATTTGGGGCGAGTTCGCTACCGCTACACACAGGACGATCATGCCGCAGGAGAGACTGCAACCCGCCTGCTAGCTGAGGATGAGGGCTATGTACTCGAAGTTTTTGCCGATCCCAACAGCTCGACGATCGTTGCCAATCGCACCCTCTACATCAACGTGCAGAGCTTCGACTATCTGGAGCTAAGCCGATCGCCAGAGCAGGAACCCTGCTTTGATCTGGTACAGGACGATTTACACCTGCGTCTGACTCCCCTTAGCAATCCGATTCAGGATCAGAAAGCCCGAACCCTCAGTGCGGCTGCCCTGGAAGCAGTGGTTGCAGAAGTGCTGTCCGCTGGATGGGATGTAGAAATTGACAACGACGATAATTCGCTTTAGGGATAGAAGCCTGTTGAAGCGACAGTTCTGGGGCAGAATAGAGTCTTGCCCTCTTTTTTGTTTTGTTCTTAAGTTACTGGCGATCGAATAACGTGGGATTTCAGTATCAGTGTCAGGCGAACTGTCGCCACACCCATGCCCGTGCCGGAATTTTTACCACCCCTCACGGCATCGTGGAAACGCCCCGGTTTATGCCCGTGGGAACGCTGGCGAATGTCAAAACGCTCACGCCTGCCCAACTGCGGGACACTGGCGCACAGATGATTCTGTCAAACACTTATCATCTGCACCTGCAACCGGGGGAGGATATTGTGGCGCAGGCGGGGGGTCTGCATCAGTTTATGCGGTGGGATGGTCCGATTCTGACGGATTCGGGCGGATTTCAGGTCTTTAGCCTTAGCGAAATGCGATCGATCTCCGAAGAGGGGGTCAAGTTTCGATCGCCCCGTGACGGACAAATCATCAACCTCACGCCGGAAAAGTCGATCCAGATCCAGAATGCGCTGGGGGCGGACGTGATCATGGCGTTTGATGAATGTCCTCCCTATCCCGCTAGCTACGAAGCCGTGCAAGCCTCCACAGAGCGAACTGCTCGCTGGTTAGAACGCTGTATTGCGGCTCATCAGCGATCGGATCAGGCGCTTTTTGGCATTGTGCAGGGTGGGGTCTATACCGATCTACGCCAGCAGTCTGCCAAAACACTGGTTCAGTTTAATCTCCCTGGATACGCCATTGGCGGCGTTAGTGTAGGAGAACCTGCGGAATTCATTGAGCCGATCGTTCAAGCAACTGCCCCCCTCCTGCCGGAAAATAAACCTCGCTATCTAATGGGCGTTGGCTCCTACCGGGAAATGGTACAGTCGATCGCAGCGGGAGTGGACTTGTTTGACTGTGTGATTCCCACCCGATTAGCGCGACATGGCAGCGCCCTGGTGAAGGGTGAGCGATGGAACCTGAAAAACGCCCGCTATAAGGCGGACTTCACGCCTCTGGATGCGGAATGCCCTTGCTATACCTGCAAAAATTTCACCCGCGCCTACATTAGCCATCTGCTGCGATCGCAGGAACTCTTGGGCTACACCCTGCTCTCGATCCACAACATTACCGAACTGGTGCAATTCACCCAGCGGATTCGGGCGGCAATTTTGGGCGATCGATTTGTGGAGGAGTTTGGGGATTGGCTAAATTCAGAGGCATCCCTGGCGACTCAGAGTTAGATCATTTCGTTCATCCTCAAATTCCCATGACTGCCGATTCCCCCAATCTGAAAATCCCGCCTCGTCCTTCCTGTGATTCGCTGCAATCCTGTGTGCAGTCCCTGGGTCTAGCGCAGATCGATCGCCACCTGTTTATCTGTGCCGATCAAACCGTACCCAAGTGCTGCGACAAGACAGAAAGCCTCGTTGCCTGGGATTATCTGAAGCGCCGCCTGAAGGAACTGAAGCTGGATCAGCCAACCAATGAGCGTCCGAGCTGCGTTTTCCGTACCAAAGCGAACTGTCTGCGGGTCTGTCAAAAAGGTCCGATTCTGGTGGTTTACCCGGATGGTGTTTGGTATCACAGCGCAACACCAGAGGTTATAGAGCGTATTATCCAGGAACATCTGCTCCAGGGGCAGATTGTGCAGGACTATGCTTTTCTGGTACACCCTTTACCAAGCCAGGACAATTGCTCAGGGGCGATCGAATCTGATGAGGGTTAGGGGGAACAAATACGATCGTTACGATCGGTAAAATGAAAGGATTTTTCGGTATATTCAACATTCTGTAAATATACTGGGTATCATGATCGGCAGAATTGACTATCCTAATTTTGAGGTCGCGAGTAGTACAGCATGAGCAAGGAAAGCAGTATTGGAGAACACAAACGGCTTCTCCTCATTGATGACGACCCGAATCTAATTCTGCTTGTAAAGGATTACCTTGAATTCCGGGGGTACGAAGTCATCACCGCAGAGAACGGTCAGGAAGCTCTGGACATCCTGGAAAAAGAAACGCCAGACATGATCATTTGCGATGTGATGATGCCGCAAATGGATGGCTATGCGCTGGTAGAACAGGTTCGCAAAAATCCTCGCACAAGCTGGATTCCGGTTTTATTCCTCTCCGCAAAGGGGCAAAGCCAGGATCGCGTGAAGGGGTTGAACATCGGTGCTGATGTCTACATGGTGAAACCGTTTGAACCTGAAGAACTGGTAGCTCAGGTAGAGGCTTCGCTGAAGCACAATTCGCGGCTGATGCAGCGGCAGGACAAGGGTTCCGATGCGGCTCCCAAGATTCAAGTGCCCTTTGATGTTGAATTAACGCCGACGGAACTGCGCGTGGTTCAATTTGTGGCGCGAGGCATGGCAAATCGCGAAATCGCCGAAGAACTAAATGTGAGTCAGCGAACGATCGAAAGCCATGTCAGCAATATGCTCGGCAAAACCGGACTCCACAACCGCACGGAGCTAGCACGCTGGGCGATCGAAAATAGCATGGCTTAGGGATGCTTTAGTGTCCATTCAGCATCAGCGATCGTGCCGCAGTTAATTAAATTGTCAATTTCATTCCTATCGCCTAAGCAGAAACCACTTCATAGACAAAGCTGAAGGTTGCCCAATGGTTGACATCCAGGGCATAGGCATCGGCGGGCGAATTCAACTGCTGCAAATCCTGAAGCACTGCCTGCACCAGATCCAGCGAGTTTGCCAGGTTTGTAATTCGCTGGGTCGCGCTAATTCGTAGCTTACTGTACAGGAAGTCCACTGCCTGCACGAAGGGAGATCGGCTAAACAGCAGGTGGGTTTCCACAATGCCGCCCGGAGCCTGAACCAGCGTTTCGGAATCGCTTTGCAGCAGGGTGCGGG
This is a stretch of genomic DNA from Leptolyngbya ohadii IS1. It encodes these proteins:
- a CDS encoding 6-carboxytetrahydropterin synthase, which translates into the protein MKCIINRRAEFSASHRYWLPELSDAENQERFGECARFPGHGHNYVLYVSMEGDLDEYGMVLNLSDVKHTIKQEVTSQLNFSYLNDVWTEFQQTLPTTENMARVIWQRLAPHLPIVRIQLFEHPELWADYEGNNMEAYLTISTHFSAAHRLALPHLTLEQNSEIYGKCARVNGHGHNYHLEVTVKGEIDPRTGMLADLVALQKAVDDYVVEPFDHTFLNKDIPYFAEVVPTAENIAVHIRDLLQNPIAQIGAKLHKVKLIESPNNSAEVYCVDPAENSVQVQQPALAEV
- the cobS gene encoding adenosylcobinamide-GDP ribazoletransferase, with translation MSTFRRVAAAIAFYTCLPVPQVANLPFETVSRYAPIVGLLIGLLLSSVDSGLWAIGMPGLTRSAIVVALWISITGGLHLDGAMDTADGLAVTDPERRLSVMADSRTGAFGAMTAAMIILLKTAALTDLQNPLLRWIVLPLIAGWGRWAQQIAIARYPYLKPTGKGSFHKQAIRSLKETIPCLLLLAGLSLLVGLYFPIGAGVLAIAGVALSLLVPGWFGSKLGGHTGDSYGAVVEWTEVLLLILLTLA
- the tgt gene encoding tRNA guanosine(34) transglycosylase Tgt, with translation MFLSYWRSNNVGFQYQCQANCRHTHARAGIFTTPHGIVETPRFMPVGTLANVKTLTPAQLRDTGAQMILSNTYHLHLQPGEDIVAQAGGLHQFMRWDGPILTDSGGFQVFSLSEMRSISEEGVKFRSPRDGQIINLTPEKSIQIQNALGADVIMAFDECPPYPASYEAVQASTERTARWLERCIAAHQRSDQALFGIVQGGVYTDLRQQSAKTLVQFNLPGYAIGGVSVGEPAEFIEPIVQATAPLLPENKPRYLMGVGSYREMVQSIAAGVDLFDCVIPTRLARHGSALVKGERWNLKNARYKADFTPLDAECPCYTCKNFTRAYISHLLRSQELLGYTLLSIHNITELVQFTQRIRAAILGDRFVEEFGDWLNSEASLATQS
- a CDS encoding (2Fe-2S) ferredoxin domain-containing protein, whose protein sequence is MTADSPNLKIPPRPSCDSLQSCVQSLGLAQIDRHLFICADQTVPKCCDKTESLVAWDYLKRRLKELKLDQPTNERPSCVFRTKANCLRVCQKGPILVVYPDGVWYHSATPEVIERIIQEHLLQGQIVQDYAFLVHPLPSQDNCSGAIESDEG
- a CDS encoding response regulator transcription factor; this translates as MSKESSIGEHKRLLLIDDDPNLILLVKDYLEFRGYEVITAENGQEALDILEKETPDMIICDVMMPQMDGYALVEQVRKNPRTSWIPVLFLSAKGQSQDRVKGLNIGADVYMVKPFEPEELVAQVEASLKHNSRLMQRQDKGSDAAPKIQVPFDVELTPTELRVVQFVARGMANREIAEELNVSQRTIESHVSNMLGKTGLHNRTELARWAIENSMA